The proteins below come from a single Vidua chalybeata isolate OUT-0048 chromosome 1, bVidCha1 merged haplotype, whole genome shotgun sequence genomic window:
- the GCNT2 gene encoding LOW QUALITY PROTEIN: N-acetyllactosaminide beta-1,6-N-acetylglucosaminyl-transferase (The sequence of the model RefSeq protein was modified relative to this genomic sequence to represent the inferred CDS: inserted 2 bases in 1 codon; deleted 2 bases in 1 codon; substituted 4 bases at 4 genomic stop codons): MSRKRRRTFNVGREWSTDWKELLLCATHRYCLFAVLSHSVXLPFVFYTVNLQAQKTLRRLNFSVSLILAEACKALIEDKVSFXRKMSFREPNCTEYITQNYCITCALTAEDAACSLAYLMTLHKEFETFEFFFRELFMLQKVYRVHMDAIQGAISLPAGSCFLSASFISWAKRVIXGSISHLWTDLHCMRDLLGLGHALVLLNSCGQDLSVKHNREIIQLLKGFGGKNIKPRVLPPPQVTTCTKYVHREQFYSSFSFMLWTFVCKCPXLIVCFGSVSVAITXFFVGFVLQDQHLLHLLAWPEDTNSPEGLFWVTPCRIPGAHAHTHAEALSEIDFGKI, translated from the exons GAATTGCTCCTCTGTGCAACACACAGATATTGCCTTTTTGCTGTTCTGAGTCACAGTGTTTGACTTCCATTTGTTTTCTACACTGTTAATTTGCAAGCACAAAAAACTCTTAGGAGGCTGAACTTCTCAGTGAGCTTGATTTTAGCAGAAGCCTGTAAAGCACTTATTGAGGACAAGGTGTccttctgaaggaaaatgtcATTCAGAGAACCCAACTGCACAGAGTACATCACACAGAACTACTGCATCACCTGCGCCCTCACAGCCGAGGATGCCGCCTGCTCCCTTGCCTACCTAATGACATTGCACAAAGAGTTCGAGACCTTCGAGTTTTTCTTCAGGGAGCTATTCATGCTCCAGAAAGTCTACCGTGTTCATATGGATGCCATTCAAGGAGCCATTTCCcttcctgcaggcagc tgctttctcagTGCCTCCTTCATTTCCTGGGCAAAGAGGGTGATCTAGGGAAGCATCTCTCACCTGTGGACTGACCTTCACTGCATGAGAGACCTGCTTGGCCTTGGCCATGCCCTGGTGCTACTCAACTCCTGTGGTCAGGACCTCTCCGTGAAGCACAACAGGGAGATCATCCAGCTGCTGAAGGGCTTTGGGGGCAAGAACATCAAACCCAGGGTGCTTCCACCTCCCCAGGTCACCACCTGCACCAAATATGTGCACAGGGAGCAATTTtactcttccttttctttcatgctGTGGACATTTGTGTGCAAATGTCC TCTGATCGTCTGTTTTGGCTCTGTGTCTGTGGCCATCACCTGATTCTTTGTGGGGTTCGTGCTGCAGGACCAGCATCTTCTCCATCTGCTGGCATGGCCTGAGGACACCAACAGCCCTGAAGGGCTGTTCTGGGTAACACCCTGCAGGATTCCAG GTGCACATGCACATACACATGCAGAAGCATTATCTGAAATTGATTTTGGCAAAATCTAG
- the LOC128790442 gene encoding transmembrane protein 14C-like, whose product MEYDWLGFGYAALVAAGGVVGYAKAGSVPSLAAGLLFGGLAGLGAYQQSKDPKNVWLSLVASGTLSTVMGMRFYNSKKAMPGIIAGASLLMVGRLGLQMMEKPIKP is encoded by the exons ATGGAGTACGACTGGCTGGGCTTCGGCTACGCAGCGCTGGTGGCGGCGGGCGGTGTCGTGGGCTACGCCAAGGCAG gCAGCGTCCCGTCTCTAGCTGCCGGTCTTCTGTTCGGCGGCTTAGCGGGACTCGGTGCGTACCAGCAGTCCAAAGATCCAAAGAATGTGTGGCTTTCCCTCG TGGCATCTGGCACCTTGTCTACTGTTATGGGAATGAGATTTTACAACTCCAAAAAGGCAATGCCCGGGATAATTGCCGGTGCCAG TTTACTGATGGTTGGACGGCTTGGATTGCAGATGATGGAAAAACCTATTAAGCCATAA